The segment AGGCCTCGCTACGCCCTGAAGGATTCGTCGCCCAGCCGGTAATGACGCGCCCGTTGTCAGAGACTCCCTCGGCGGACCTTAACGTCCAACCGGTCATGTTCACGCCCAGGCTGCTCAACAAATTGCGGAGATTCTGCATGCCGGAATTCGCATTCCAGATGAACGCCTCTCGATCCGCCTGGGTCATGCTTTCGCCAACGACCACTGATCCATCGCTCGATGCGCTGTACGCGATGCTGTGTACGCTGCCGCCCGGGAGATCGCCCAAAAGAGTAAAGCCGGAACCGGAAATCCAGCGATACGCAAGGATTTGCCCCGTTGAAAAGTCGGTGCCATGACCGACGATTGTTGTTCCATCCGCTGAGATATCGAAGGGAGGCCCGGCAACATAATTGCCCGGCCCTGCGCCGAGAGAAACAACTCCACCGGCGGAGGTCCAGATGAAAGGTTCGAATCCGATGTCCGTCGAACCGGCGCATGCGACGGTGGCGCCGTCGGCCGACACAGCCATGGCTCGACTCCAGAACAGGCCGCCCGCGAGGTCGCCGAGCCCGACCATCCCTCCGGCTTGTGTCCAGCGAAAAGCCTCCGTTCGATTGAAACCCGCGGCAAGCGAAGCTCCCTGTCCCACGATGACCGATCCGTTTGCGGAGACACCGTGCGCCGTGCTGCGAAACTGCGACAACGGAAGGTCGCCCATGGCCACCATGCCGGTGGCTGCGGACCAACGAAATGCCTCATACTGGCCGATGTCGGCGTTCGCTGAAAAGCTGCCTCCTACGACCACGCCTCCGTCGGCCGAAGTTTCCGAGGCTCCGCTCCCGTATTCACCGCCGGGCAAGTCGCCCAGTCCGACCATCCCGCCGGCCTGAGTCCAGCGGAAGGCCTGCGTTCCGGAATCGGAAGTGCTCGACCCGACAATCACGAGACCATTTCCGGAAATGGCAAATCCAAAGCTGCTGCCGGTTCCGCCCTGGAGGTCGCCGATTCCTTGGAAGCTGGCATTTGGACCGCCATAGGTCACGGCCGACGAAAACAGAGAAAAAAGGAATGTTGTAGCAGTAATCGGATTTCGCTGGCACATGAGAAGCTCTCCCAGGAAGTCGATTGAATTCGGCCGGTCAATAGTGGATACCCAGTCGCACACTGCTTCTCACACGCGGACTGGACTTGTCCCAACGGGGGAGCATTTTTTTCCGGGCCAGGAAAGCCGTTGTGAGAAGACAGAGTTCGGCGGGTATGGAGAATTAGGAGCTTTGACGACGGCAATGACCGCGTCCGGCGGTAAGATGGTGTCCGAAGGAGACATTTCTTCGTGGACACCACTCGGCCAAGTCTGCTCTTGCGTCTCAAGAATCCCCGCGATGCGGCGGCCTGGGAGGTGTTCGATCAGATATATCGCCCGTTATTGCTGAGATATGCCAGGGCATGCGGGGCAACGAACAATGACGCCGAAGACATTGTCCAGCAATGCATGTCCGCGATTAGCTCGCATATCAGCGAGTTTGAGTATGACCCCGGCAGGGGGCGCTTCAAGGGCTGGTTGCGGACGATCGTCAACAACAAGGTCCGCAACTTGCACCGCGACCGTCGAACTCGGGGCGCTCAAAATGACGGATTGGACGGTCTGGTATCGAGGGAGCATTCTCCCGACGAGGAATTCGACCGGTTGTGGCGGCAGGAGCATCTGTGGCACTGCCTGCGACACCTGAGCGGAGAGGTCGAAGAGACGACTTATCGAGCGTTCGAAGCATATGTCATCGAAGAGCGTCCCGTGGATGAGATATGCGAGGAGCTGAACATCAAACCGAACCATCTTTACACGATCAAGTGGCGAATGACGGAGCGTATCGCTGACAAGATGCGGGAGCTTCTCGGTGACGACACATTCGAGTGATCGACTTATCAACTGCCTGACCGAGTCTGAGTTTCGCAGCTATCATGCCTGCGAACTGGACGAGTTGGCGGCAGAGCGAATTCGCGCGCATCTGGATCATTGTGCGCGGTGTGCCCAGAGCGATGCTCAGCTTCAGAGGGAACACGAGAGCTGGGTCCTGCGCCTTCGAGAAGCGGGGAAACCGGCGCCGGGCGGCGAGAATCGCGGATCCTCGGATGCCGATCGAATTTCCGCAGGAGTTATCGCCGGATACGACTTGATCGACGAGTTGAGTCGCGGCGGTCAGGGCATCGTCTATCGAGCGACGCAGAAATCCACCCGGCGCGAGGTGGCGGTCAAAGTCCTGCGGGAGGGGCCCTGGGCCTCTCGAGAAACGCGGCGACGGTTTGAACGCGAAGTCGAACTCGCGGCTTCTTTGCGACATCCCAACATCATCGGGGTTCTTGACTCCGGTGTGACCGCAGACGGGCGACAGTTTTGCGTCATGGATCTCATTCGCGGCCAGCGGCTTGATCGCTTCGTGGCGGAGCGCCGGCTTGACCTACGAAGCCGGCTGGAGCTCTTCGCCCGGGTCTGCGATGCCGTAAACCATGCACACCAGCGCGGCGTCATTCATCGCGATCTGAAGCCGTCGAACATTCTGGTGGATGAGAAGGGTGAGCCGCGCATCCTTGATTTCGGACTGGCCAAGCAAGCGCCTCAATCCGTCGACGCTACCATTATGACGACAACGGCCATGGTGGCAGGCACCCTGCCGTATATCTCTCCCGAGCAGGCGGGGGGCAAGGCCGACGAAATTGATATTCGCAGCGACGTCTATTCACTTGGGATTGTTCTCTTTGAGCTCCTAACCGGACGCTACCCCTACCCGATCGACGGCGACATGACGACGGTGCTGCGTCACGTGATGGAAACGCCGCCCATGCGCCCCAGTCGGGCAATGGAGGCATTGTCCGCGACTGCGACCACCGTGGGCCGCCCATTTCGAGTCATCGGAGACGAAGTCGATACCATCATTCTCAAAACGTTGGCCAAGGAACGAGACCGCCGATATCAGACGGCCGGGGAACTGGCGCGTGACATTCGGCGGTGGCTTGCGGGCGAAGTGATTGAGGCGAAGCGCGACAGTCATTGGTACATCGTTAAGAAGACGCTTCAGCGTCATCGAGCCGCGGCCACGGCTGCGGTACTCATCGTGATCGTGGTGATCGTCGCCGCAGTCGCGCTGGCAGTGATGTATCAGCGACAAGGTATCCTCCTTGTCGAAGTGCAGCGGCAAAAAGTCGCGGCTGAGTCCGCGGAAACGCGCGCTACGCACCGTTTCAACGAACTTCGCAAGCTTGCCGGCACGTTTATTTTTGACTTCGACTCGATGATTTCCGACCTGGCCGGAAGCCTGCCCGCGCGCGAATTGATCGTGAGAAAGGGACTGGAATACCTGGACAGCCTGGCCCAGGACGTTTCGCCCGACGATGTTGGGATGCAGAATGAACTTGGCGTCGCCTACTTTCGATTGGGCGACGTCTTAAGCGATCCTCATCAGGAGAATCTTCACGATCCTAAGTCGGCTCTGCAGCATTATCGTCACGGGCTCCCCTTCATTGAGCGACTCTGTCAACTTCAGCCGCACAAACTAAAGCCGTGCCGCGAGCTCTGGAAGTGTTATCACAAGTTAGCGGAAGTCCATGGCCTTCTTGGAAATCGCGACGAGTATCGCGAATTCTGCGAGCGGGCCCGGGCGCTTAATGAGTTACTCCGGGGCTCGCATCCTGATGATTCCGGCCTGAAACGGGAACACGTCTTCGACTTGCGGACATTGGCGGAGCTGCTTATCGATACAAGGCAGACAAAGCAGGCGATGGCGCTTTTTGACGAGTCACGCGCACTTATCGGCGAGTTGATCTCGGAGCAGCCCCAGAATGCAATATTGCGCCATGACTTGGCTTCCATCATCGCCTTTCAGTCGGGGGTCTTTGAAGCTCAGGGCGAGTTGGATCGCGCCCTGCAATTTCGCCGGGATTCTTTGGAAATCCTCGAGCAGTTGGCAGTTGAGAACACCCATAGCAGCCGATTCCAAAATGACTACGCGACCGGACTGGACCATCTGGCCGCCGTATTGCAGGGCTTGGGGCGCAATGAGGAAGCGATGGGCGAGAGCCAGCGCTCATTGGAAGTCACGCGAAGACTCGCCGACCTCGAGCCCAACAACCTGCGGGTCAATACGAATCTTCGTGCGGCGCACTGCCGACTCGGTGAACAGGCAATGGCCTTGGGTCGAATGGACGAGGCAGCCAGGTACTTTGATGCGTTCGAGTCTTTATCGCAGGCTGCGCTCGATCGTCTGGGTGGGGATGTGTCGATTCGTCGAGACTGGGCCGTCTCCAAGTACAAGCGCTACGAATTCGAGAAACGCCTGACGGAGCGACCAGGCGCTAGTCCTGAAGTCCAATTGTCTCACTGGCGACGGGCGAACGCGGCGCTGATGCAATGCCACGATGAATTCGTCAAGCTTCGCGCCGATGGGCGACTCAGCGCAGGCGATCAAGGGGTACCCGACGATCTGGCCGAAGAGCTTAAGTCCTGCGAGCAGGCGATTCATCGACTTCAGGGCAGCAAAGCAGGGGACGGTGAGGTACTAAACCAGGGAGCACCGGGACTCTCACCCCGGATCCACGGCTTGGAGTAAATGGCGATTCGGCGTCATCATCTCAGGTCGTACGACACTCAAGGACATGGGCCTGTCAGCAAGCAGGATACAAAGTCGGCGGTGTCGGCTATGGTCGTCGCATCGTCACCCGTGAAATCGCCATTTAATATGTTGCAGTTCGAGAATTCAGCCGCGTACTGCGCAGTGTCGATGAGGGCAAGCACGAAAGCCTGAACGTCGGCGCCGTCGATATTCCCGTCGCAGTTCATGTCACCCAGTAGATCGAGCGTGACGATCCAGGCGCGGGATCCTCCGTGTCCGATGATTCGGCGACCGTTCGCGGAGATCGCCTGGCACACGGGAAGGGTGTCGGTGAGCGGGATGGCGCCGCCGTGGGCATTCACGTATGTCTTCAGATCGAGGTAGGGCGGCACACCGCCTTCGAGCAGCCAAGCCACCCGATTGCCGAGACGAAAGTCGAACCCGACGATGGTGCCCTGGTCTGAGATGTCCATGGGGATACCGACCCAGAAGTTCTGCATCGATCCCGTCCCCAGCATCTCTCGTTGCCAGCCGGACATGGTGAGGGTCCATTTGACGGCTCGATTGTCCGACTCCGTTGTCGCCCACGTGCCGAGCATGATGGTCCCGGCGTCGTTGATGCCCATGACTTCGCCTCGGGCGGCGGCGGTTGGGTCGAGGGTCTCACCGGTGAGCAGCCCGTTCCAGATGGCGGGCGTGCGGGAGGATGTTCCCTGGGCAAATCCGCCGATCAGGTTTCCATCTGCGGAGAGGACCGACGCCCGGTTGCCGCCAAAGCCGACGAATTGCAATTCCTGCATACCTGTTGCCTGAGTCCAGCGAAACCCGCGGCCGCTGCATCCATTCCACGAAAGGCCCACGGCGACCGTGCCGTCGGCGGAGAGTTCGTATCCGTTGCTCCGGCTGGGACATTCCAATGCGTTCGGCAAGTAACCCAGGCTCTGCCAGCCGGTCGATGCGGTCCAGATGGCCGCGGTCTCGCCGAGCTGGGGATCGGGACTCATGGGATCGGGCATGTCTCCCAGGATAACAGTTCCATCATCCGAGACCGCGGTGGCGCGCGATCCCTCCGGTGGGAGAAGCGTCATGACTTCGGTGACGGTGTCGTAGAGATAGGTCCCATCGGCCACAAAATCTCCGTTCAGATCCGTGTCACCCACGATGAATCGACCATCGGGAGACATGTCGTTGGCGCTGAAGGAGCCGGGAATGATTTCGTAGGAGGCGATGATGGCGCCATGCGCGGGGAGCGCGCAAAGCGAAACGAGAAAGGCTGAGATACTTGCGGTGACGATGCGCATGGGTCCCTCTTCTTGTGCTGCTTGCTAATACGGGCTCAAACAAAGAGTGAATCGCGGCCCACTTGATTGCGTGGACCTGACATTGAATAGGGCATCCGAAGGCGGCGCAGTCCTATTGCTGCGCCGCCCCCGGAATACTGAAAACTACCGGGCGCGCCGGCGAAGGACGCCGACAATACCGAGACCCAGCAGCGCGAGGCTGCCCGGCTCTGGAACGACGTTCCACGAGAGATTGTCAACGACCGACTGCGGGAAGAAGTCAAAACCAAGGAACCGCAGTTCGTCGAAGACCATGCCGCCGGTCGTCGTGATGTTGAACCACGAGTCACCGACGCCGCCCCAGGCGGGCGTGATCGGCAGGACTGCAACGTCCACGCCGTCATTGAACGCTGCGACAATCGCGCCGCCGCCGAACGGGCTCGGCGGGCCGCCGTTGTCCCAACCCTGGAATGACAACTCGGTCAGGTCCTGGCCGAACTCGATAAAGACGCCGAAGGGGCCATAGTACGAGTTGGTCCCCTGAGCCGTCGCACCGGAGTTGTCGCCCACAAAATTCGCGATGGTGTCGCCCGACTGAAAGACCGGAATATTCCAGGGAGCGGCCGACCAGGAATTATTCGGGACATTGACGCCGGTTGCGCCGCCTGGTTCGTCAAAGTTGAGCAAAATGGAATAGG is part of the Planctomycetia bacterium genome and harbors:
- a CDS encoding sigma-70 family RNA polymerase sigma factor — encoded protein: MDTTRPSLLLRLKNPRDAAAWEVFDQIYRPLLLRYARACGATNNDAEDIVQQCMSAISSHISEFEYDPGRGRFKGWLRTIVNNKVRNLHRDRRTRGAQNDGLDGLVSREHSPDEEFDRLWRQEHLWHCLRHLSGEVEETTYRAFEAYVIEERPVDEICEELNIKPNHLYTIKWRMTERIADKMRELLGDDTFE
- a CDS encoding protein kinase, with product MTTHSSDRLINCLTESEFRSYHACELDELAAERIRAHLDHCARCAQSDAQLQREHESWVLRLREAGKPAPGGENRGSSDADRISAGVIAGYDLIDELSRGGQGIVYRATQKSTRREVAVKVLREGPWASRETRRRFEREVELAASLRHPNIIGVLDSGVTADGRQFCVMDLIRGQRLDRFVAERRLDLRSRLELFARVCDAVNHAHQRGVIHRDLKPSNILVDEKGEPRILDFGLAKQAPQSVDATIMTTTAMVAGTLPYISPEQAGGKADEIDIRSDVYSLGIVLFELLTGRYPYPIDGDMTTVLRHVMETPPMRPSRAMEALSATATTVGRPFRVIGDEVDTIILKTLAKERDRRYQTAGELARDIRRWLAGEVIEAKRDSHWYIVKKTLQRHRAAATAAVLIVIVVIVAAVALAVMYQRQGILLVEVQRQKVAAESAETRATHRFNELRKLAGTFIFDFDSMISDLAGSLPARELIVRKGLEYLDSLAQDVSPDDVGMQNELGVAYFRLGDVLSDPHQENLHDPKSALQHYRHGLPFIERLCQLQPHKLKPCRELWKCYHKLAEVHGLLGNRDEYREFCERARALNELLRGSHPDDSGLKREHVFDLRTLAELLIDTRQTKQAMALFDESRALIGELISEQPQNAILRHDLASIIAFQSGVFEAQGELDRALQFRRDSLEILEQLAVENTHSSRFQNDYATGLDHLAAVLQGLGRNEEAMGESQRSLEVTRRLADLEPNNLRVNTNLRAAHCRLGEQAMALGRMDEAARYFDAFESLSQAALDRLGGDVSIRRDWAVSKYKRYEFEKRLTERPGASPEVQLSHWRRANAALMQCHDEFVKLRADGRLSAGDQGVPDDLAEELKSCEQAIHRLQGSKAGDGEVLNQGAPGLSPRIHGLE
- a CDS encoding PEP-CTERM sorting domain-containing protein; this translates as MRSFGIITLAALAVGIVSSQAQASVIITQSAAPAPTYSILLNFDEPGGATGVNVPNNSWSAAPWNIPVFQSGDTIANFVGDNSGATAQGTNSYYGPFGVFIEFGQDLTELSFQGWDNGGPPSPFGGGAIVAAFNDGVDVAVLPITPAWGGVGDSWFNITTTGGMVFDELRFLGFDFFPQSVVDNLSWNVVPEPGSLALLGLGIVGVLRRRAR